Below is a window of Desulfovermiculus halophilus DSM 18834 DNA.
GCCTGGAGCCCAAGATGTGCGTGGTGTTCACCATAGCAAAAGCAGCTAACCGTTTAGCCCCCTGAACGAATACAAGGGAACAGCACGTTGACCGGCACCCGGAACTCGAGTACGAGACAGACGTAATCGTTCAGTCCCCTTCCCAAGGTCCCCTGAACAAACCGACATGCCCGGAGCGGGCACGCTTTCGCTAACCAAGCATACAAACGATTTCGATACCGATACCGACTGGCAGTGGTTACCCAATCGGATACTGATAACCATTAACTAATTTTCATACAAATCCACATGCCTGCCAAAGCGCAGGCACAACGAAGCATGAAAATAACACATCCTGTAAAAACAAGACCTTAGAGCATTATTTTCATACAAACCCACATGCCTGCCAAAGCGCAGGCACAACGAAGCATGAAAATAACACATCCTGTAAAAACAAGACCTTAGAGCATTATTTTCATACAAAAACAAGACCTTAGAGCATTATTTTCATACAAATACAGACAGAGGACTGCATTGCGAGCAGTTTCCGGCTCGCAGACAGCGTGCACCTGAGTTGAGAATACGCAAAATTCCTGCATGCAAGGATGGACCAGCTTGTAAGTTCCGGAAGCAAGGAGGACCGTGGTATGACATTTAAAGGGATCGATTTTTTCAATCTGGATGATGAGCTGAGCAAAGAAGAAAAGCTTATCCGGCAGGCGGTCCGGGATTATTTGGCAAAAGAGATCGAGCCGCTAGTTGCTGAAGCTTTTCATGCCGAAAAGCCGCTTAACTTTACGGCGATTGCCTCTCAAATGGGAGAGCTGGGAATGCTCGGGGCGTTTCTTCCCCAGGAGTACGAATGTCCGGGCGCAAACTATGTGGAGTTTGGGCTCATATGCCAGGAGGTTGAACGGGTGGACAGCGCGCTCAGGAGCTTTGTGGCCGTTACTTCCGGGTTGGTCATGTATCCTATTTGGCGCTTCGGCAGTGAAGAGCAGAAGAAGAAGTACTTGCCCCGGCTGTCCAGAGGGGAAATCATCGGATGCTATGGATTGACTGAGCCCAACCACGGCTCCGACCCAGTTTCTATGGAAACCACGGCCCAAAAAGACGGCAGGGAATGGATTCTGAACGGGACCAAGACCTGGATCACAGAGGCCGATATAGCTGATATTGCTGTCGTCTTTGCTCGAGACACATCTGATGACAAAGTCAAGGGGTTTATCCTGGAACGGGGAACAAAAGGCTTTACCCAGAGCAACATCGACAGAAAGGGGTCCATGCGGGCCGGTGGGGTCGGAGAGCTGGGCTTGGTCAATTGCCGGGTCCCGGAGGAGAACAGGCTTCCCGAGGCCCAGGGCATAAAAGCCCCGTTCATGTGCCTGAATCAGGCCAGGTACGGCATATCCTGGGGGGCACTCGGGGCGGCCATGGACTGCTACGAAACGGCTTTGACCTATGCCCGGGAACGGAAGCAGTTCGGCCGGTATCTGGCTTCCTGCCAGCTGGTCCAGCAAAAGCTGGTGGACATGTTCATGGATATCAGCAAGGGGCAGCTGGTGTCCTACAGGGTGGGACGGCTGCTGGATGCTGGCCAGGGGTCTCATGTCCAGATCTCCTTCGCCAAAAAGAACAATGTGCTCACGGCCCGCCGGTGCGCCCGGACGGCAAGGGATATGCTCGGCGCGAACGGCATATCTCTGGACTATTCTCCAATCCGACACATGGCCAACATAGAGAGTGTGTTTACCTACGAAGGGACGAACGATATCCACACCCTGATTCTTGGCGGGCACATCACCGGACATCCGGCGTTCGCCTAG
It encodes the following:
- a CDS encoding acyl-CoA dehydrogenase family protein is translated as MTFKGIDFFNLDDELSKEEKLIRQAVRDYLAKEIEPLVAEAFHAEKPLNFTAIASQMGELGMLGAFLPQEYECPGANYVEFGLICQEVERVDSALRSFVAVTSGLVMYPIWRFGSEEQKKKYLPRLSRGEIIGCYGLTEPNHGSDPVSMETTAQKDGREWILNGTKTWITEADIADIAVVFARDTSDDKVKGFILERGTKGFTQSNIDRKGSMRAGGVGELGLVNCRVPEENRLPEAQGIKAPFMCLNQARYGISWGALGAAMDCYETALTYARERKQFGRYLASCQLVQQKLVDMFMDISKGQLVSYRVGRLLDAGQGSHVQISFAKKNNVLTARRCARTARDMLGANGISLDYSPIRHMANIESVFTYEGTNDIHTLILGGHITGHPAFA